gctgacacgtggtggacaagaatgaccgacgtgactggactaataccggtcatgtcgtcagcagacagccacgattccacgtcgcgcctgcttccggcggaagtggaggtaggtatgggccgtcccatcagaaggtcattcggacggcaaccatacaagtctccgtctgtttatgaaaaggtggggtaagtccccacaaaaaagagagaaatggtgcatgtggtatccccttaagatataaaaggaggaccttgcccacggAGAGACgagactggacttttccagattagaaacccagaacaagggagaggctggctgatactttgtagctccttcatacacagatgtcccaaaacacaggagtagggtattacgcttctcagcggcccgaacctgtatacatcgcccgtgtcttgcgtgtttcctgtctcgcgagccttccacatacagagagcttagaatctctccctgagtccccggccgaaccggcaaaggggggcctgcgcggtctcccggtgaggagccccacgctccgtcacactCCATCCTCGAATCATCCCTAAATCCTGAAatcccaaatcctcaaatcgatcatctccaaGTACATCCTAAGTCATCACAGATCACAGATCAAAAGgatcatctccaaatcctcaaatcgatcatctccaaatacatcacaaattcctaaaaaaattacatcataagttctaaaaaattcatcataaatacatcacatattcacatcacacacaaataaaATACATCGCAGGatcatgcaatgaatcacaaattctttaaaaaaaattgttgctGCAGCCTCCCGCCTCCTCTCCGGCagaggcgccggccggccgctaccgcctcccctcctcccgtcCACGCCGGCCATTGCCAcctcccgcctcccctccgcacTGCCCTCCATGTCGTCACGCAGGCTGCTGCCCGTCGCCCGGACGACCGGCCCTCTACCGCGCCCTGCGCCGCCCGGTCTTCCCGCTCCAGCACTCCTTCTCCAGCGCTCGTTCCTAGCCAATAAGGCTCAGCTCTCAGCgaaggaaagagataaggaAAAAAGAAATAGAGAGAGGAGTTTGTGTGGACGGGAGAAGAGGATAAGTGCTATGGAGGATTATATACTgcattttgatttttattcctgGTTAGTaattggtgttactaaccgggactaaagatcccgatCGCCCTGACACGGCTTGACATGGaatcaactgggactaaagatcacataGTCCCATTGTGCTTTTAAACCAAGACTAAAAATATTCTTTAGTCTTGGATTTTTAAGCaatcgggactattgtggtttttggcAACCGACCAaggatggtttctccagtagtgcatGCGTTAATCCATCGCTCTGTTTCGTGTGTCGGGGAGGATgagttcccaacccctcctcctGAACAGAGATCACTGAACTACACACGACGTTGACCTTCCATCTTCACTTGTCACATCTACAACCCTAATGTAGTTTACCGCTTGCAACCCAAAAATGTTTTCCCGCTGCTCTCGCTGTTGTCAAGCCTTGCACAGCTCAAAACACTGGCACCATCACAAAAGAGCACATTAGTACCCTCTTATCAGTGCTGGTTTGACAAAACCCGATActgatgatggttgatggttttGAACCCCAAAAAATAAGTTCTTGCTACATACATGCTTCATCTGGCATTGATGAGGAGACATCACCATGGTCACCGGCACACCTCACTTTCCCTGTCCCAACCTTTGCCTCTCAAGTTTATCCAACTGCCACCTTGTCTTAGCGCATCTGTATCACCACAACTCTGTCACTCCTTGCTCTAGCACCATCTACAGTGACACCAAAGGAAGTATGCAGCAGAAAATGAACGTGAACCGATTCCTAGGAAACTGTGCGATGCTGGTACTAGTCCCAGGAAGAACATGCTAGTACCTGTGGTTAATTGAGGTACATCATATAATATAAATAGTTGATATCATATAGGAGGTCACACCTTCAGAATAACTTCGAAAAAGTAAACAGTAAGTAGAGAAGTAGCAACGGAACTTAGTGTAGCTAGAACCCAGTTACAAGCAACTGGTTGGGATTAGATATGAAACCCAACTCTTCAACTTCACTTCTTTCTAGGGAGAGGAAAAATAAGGTTGAGTTCgtatgtactcagcaagtcatgaAAAATGTGAGTATGCAAGCTTCGAAGGAGGGCTGGGTTTATTTCATAAATCTTTCttcaaaatacatttttttaaaacactAAGCGTGGGTTGTTTTTATAACATGACTGTAAAGAGGCTTTCGCTTCAACCCTATTCATGAATTGATTTGCAACAACTAAAGCAGACGAAGCAAGTTTTAGTTGATTGAAATTACTAGTGAAGTCTATTGCTCTGCCATTTGTCTAACCAAAGAAAATGGCTCATAGTCTACCATCAGGCAACTCttatctcttctctcctctggCTGATTCTAGTAAATGGTTCTCATTCCCACAATCCATTTTTACAAAGCATAGGCAAAGAAATCTACACAAGAGGAACCATTGCACATACACCCATGACCATGGGCGCAATTGTCCGAACAGTTTCATCCTGCAGAGGTGCacgctttacccacatgacTCGAACTTACTTCCCACACCTGTAGATAGGGAAGGTTCATGTCAAGGCCTTCCCAAAACAATTCTAGTGATACCTCATGCACGATAGTCAATCCACTCTCAAACAAGTAGTATGCGAACCTTCTGCATCCTCACCCTTCTCCAGAATTCGGGGATGTCACCTCACTGCACATCCCGACATTTCTCACCTATTGGCAAATGAGGTATATTGTTCTGGCTAATTACATAGCCAGCCATGTCCTATACCACTCATGTGATCGTACTGTATTTATGATCAGTGTAATTCCACAAGGAATCGATCCTTATATGCAAATATAGAGGATTGCCTCCAATAAGGCCGCTTTGCATCGTGTGTTTTCGAAAATAACTTCTATTTTCACAAACATTGCAACACCACGTGTTGGGATTTTAAAGGTTTTGCAATCTAGTTTTACATGTCGACAAGCAATGCTTTTGTGAGTGGGACCATCGGCAATATGACCAAGAGCACAGTTACCGAGGTACCATGGGGTGGAGTGACAAGGCGTACTGGTATCAATCAACCTATAGGATTGATGCAACTATCAGGTAGGTCCATCGGTTTGTCACACAAACCAAGGCCAGTCAATTTAGTGTGCACACTAGTAATGTAATTTGCAAATAAAACATTTTGTAAAATGGGGACCATATATGGTCAAGGGTGACTTGCCTCTGTCTTCATCTTCAAAATCTCGAGAACCCGCTCCAAAAATAATTTCCATCATCGAAGACTGCATGCAAGATGGAGAAAATAACACAAAATCTTACAAAGAAAATACTATACTTAGCAACTAATAGTGCCATTGGTAGATctcattttttacaaaaatttggAGACTTGAACGGGGTCAAGCGGAGATATGGATAAAAAGATATTGATTTTCTGGAATTTTTGGAAAAGATTAATGAATTTTGGAAAAGagtattctcaagaatattcttTTTGTCAGACTggcatgtggggtccacatgtcagtgatagggtgagagggagggaggtaaTGTGGACTTACGTATACGGAAGGGGGTAATGGGCTcggcccaaagaggagggaggcaTAATGGACTTTGCAATGTGGATCGGGCTTAGTGGGTCGGCCTCACCAGCTCAAGCGGAGAGATGCTGCAGCATGGGGGAGGGAGGTTAAGGAGGTGGGGCCTAGTGTCATCAACACTTTATTTGAAATCACCTTTAAATGGTCTCtagcccacatgtcaatgaggTACGAGGAGGGATTAGCATGGATGAGCGGTGTCAGTGGGATCTGACGATGGGGTGGCGGTCCAAATTTTGCCGACGAATGACGGCGGTCCGCGAGCAGTGGCGACCACCATGAGAATAAGTGGGAGTATGGGAGTCCTTATGCGGGCTCAGATGTGGATGGGGGTGGACAACGGTGACAAATGGCAGGTTCAGACATCAGTGACGGACTACTCCAGCCGTGCGACGTAATGTCACTGGTGGCAACCAAAGAGGTGGCAGAGGTGGGTGGGCTATGGTTCGGGTGGAGGCGGTgcacggagagagagagaggaaaaggaagaaaagaggcTAAATGGGGCTCATCGAATGAGAGGGAGCATAAGAGAAGGCGGCACCACTCTTGTTGACTTAAGCTTGAGCTCTTCCAGCTAGCATGGGGAGGCCAGCTAGTGAGCACACTgggggaagagaagaggagagggtcCACAGGTTCATAGCCATAAGGTGGTGCTAGGCGACAAGTAAGAATGGAGGGGTGCGCGGCGTGGATTAGTGCGGCTGGCTAGTGGGCCCGTGGGATTGGCTGTGCGGCGGACGTTCATGCTGACATGGGTGAGCGGGTGTGTGCGGGGGTACGATGTGCGCTCCTGGGCTGGCCTGTGGCcgtggggcggtggcggtgcgaGGGATCAAGTTGGGCCGAAGAAGGAAAGGAGGGGACGTCTCTATAGGGAACATTAGCACTTCATAATTTCAAGAGAATATATATGAAGGGTAGTTGAAGGATTTGAATTGTGGTTTGAATCAAAATTTGATATTTGAGCTCACAAAAAGTTTTGGATTTCATTCAAGAGGCTTTTGACTGGGATTTAGAATATTTTTGAGAAAAGGTCTTGATCTTCAGTATAAATTGAAGAACAAAAGGatagaaaaaaatggaaaattcAAGGAGGTTTggatttgaaaatttgaaatttgaatagGAGATATTTGGTGGGGGGGGGCATTGATCAGGAAGAGGCTTCAGGGACAAACTTGATGAGACCTTGGCATTTGggtttttattagagtaagTTTCATAATGGATCAGTTTTTATTACCTTCATTGCATGATGGACTAGGTGGTAGCATAACTTTTCACTTTGGGCTAGGTATTATTACCATAAATTCACTTAACACTAgtggcccatatgtcagtcaaTGTCCGTAACCCTTATCTCTCTCGAACACTGGTGGCCAACAATTAACAGATACTCAACCTAATCATAGCTACCCATCATCAACTTCTCTCCTGAAGCAGCTTGTTGGATGGAGGTTTAGCTTGAGAGATTGCAGGACTAGGAGGGTTGAGCTTGATGCAGTGACGGGTGTGGGCGAGATCGACCGAGTGGCCTGAGCTGACAAAGGTCGAGCTCAAACTTGAGCTCCAATGCACAAGCAGGGATTGGAGGAGGTCAAGCTAGATTGGTGGCACGATCTTGATGGTCTGCTCACCGCCGATGGTGAGCTCAAGTGCGGAGCAACGCTCAATGCAGCTCCAGTGCAAGGTCGAGCTTGATGCAGTGTAGGGCAGGGGCTTGATCACCGGCCAGCGGCAGCTCACTCAAGGTCCTGGTCTCCCAGAGCCTTGCTCATCTATGGTAGCGACCTTCAGCTAGATGGCAGGTACACCTTTACAGATTGGGTACAATACAACTCAATGGAGAAGAGAGTTGGAGAAGAACACCGGTTCAATGTGCAACTATTGTACAGTTAACAGGCCCAATGTGAAAATATAGGTTTACCTCTAGTTCACTGTGCAACCAATGTAAATATTAGTGGTCCAATATGTAATTCACTTCTTTTATTAAAATAGTTTTTAACAGACCATAAAATAGGGCATGCTTAATAGTTTACAAATAGTTTACAAAGGGTGATTTAATTGAGATCTTTGGCACGCAAACGTAGCTACGCTCAGAGAATCTAGATTTTTGACATAGCAGGGTTCGTGTTAAAATAGTTTTGTCAATTGCATGGAATTCGAGGTGTTATAGTCTGCGGGGGTCAGCGTCAAGGAGATTGGCATGGACCCGTATGACATCAGCACCAACAGGGCTGGTGCTAAGCTCGCGGTCCCTTTTTATTGAAGTTTTCTAACGCAgtgtttcgaaataagttttcaaagtgaaacaatttgtcaaattttcggCCTCCTTATTACATTCGTCTGCAATATACTACGGAGTATATGTCCACAGGGTGTTCGATGTTTTCCTGAACGAAAAGCTGACCTACTTTCGGAAATCCTTCTTCGGCCTGGTGGGTACCATATCAGCGATGCTAGTGAAGGTGGAGAAAGGCTCCTTCTGCAGGATGGAAGGGGTACGGCTAATGCTGGCGCGCGTTTTGCTGGTTCTCCAGCTGGTGGTGCTGGTGGTGATCCTCTCCCCTCTCGCGGTGTTCTACCTGTTCGGCCTCCTCATCACCGCCGGCCTCTCGCTGTGGCGCTTGCTGCAGCGCGactacggcgccggcgaggaggcggccaaCCTCGCGCCGGCGCTCAACGTGCTCTACTCGCTGGCGCTCGTCCAGGGCGCCCTCTTCTTCTACTACTTCACCTCGCGCCTCCTCGGGAGGCGGCTGGCGAACTTGGTCGCCGGAGTTTACAGCttcggcggcgagggggaggaggaggatgacggcggGCGCACGTCGGTGGTGGAGTACATGCGGCAGACGAGGAACGGATGCGAGAAGGACCCGTCGTCGGTGAGAGGGAGGAACCTCGTCACGTTCGCCGTGACGATGATGaaggagtcgtcgtcgtcgtcgctgtcgtccggcGACTACTCCTCCGGGGCTAGGATCCTCGACAAGCTCCTGTCACAGGCCTGGCTGCGGGAGCAGCACGAGCTCATCAGGCAGCTCGTCGGGTCGTCCACCGACCTGATGGACAAGCTGCTGCAGACGCTCCGGTGCACGGGGACCCGCGACCGCGGCGTTCGGGAGCACGCCGCGAGGATCGTGGCGCACCTCGCCGGCGAGATCACGCTCGCCAGGTTCCCGCAAGGGATCCGGTGCATATACTCGCTGCTCACCACCCCGAGAAACCAGCAGCaagacgacgacaacgacgacgacgacgacgacagcgccCAGTCCTCCGATCACTACAAGAAGCTCATGGTGCAGGGCCTCGTCATCCTCCACAAGCTAGCCGCCGCGGAGCACAACCGGCGGATCATCATCAACAGCACCCAGGGACGGCAGCTGCTCTCCATGGCCATGGCGCCCGTCAGCGCCGACCTGCTCCACCGCATCGACCACGAAGCGTGGAACGACATCGTCGCCTGCTCGCTGCAGCTCATGTGCCGGCTCGTCACCGCCCCCGGCGAGACCGGCGACAAGCTGCGTTCCCAGGTGCTGAACGACAAGGACGCCATCGGCACCATGGAGAGGATCCTCAACTGCGACGGATGCAACGAGAAGAGGCTCTATATTCTCGCCATTAACATCCTCACGCAGCTTCCCATGGCGGCGAAGAACAAGGTGGTGGACGAGGCTTCGAGCATGAGCGTCGAGAGCAGAAGGAAATTCACCAAGCTACTTCTACTCATCTATACCGACGAAGAGAAGGACGCCTTTATGAGACAAATGGCAGGTGAAGCATTGGCAATGCTGTCCGAACGAAGCAAGAGCGACGCCACAATCATCTTGAAAGCAAGTGACAGCACTCTCAAGGACCTCACCGCAATGCTCTTGGATGTAAATAGCAACAGAGGATACAGAATATGTGCAGCTGAAATCCTGGAGCATCTGTACATTCGATACACCAAGCAAGATGGCTATCTCAACAATCTGACGGAAGCCATGAAAGATGT
This genomic window from Oryza sativa Japonica Group chromosome 12, ASM3414082v1 contains:
- the LOC4351919 gene encoding uncharacterized protein, with product MADNVDDDSQWVEVVMINSYALFMGYLSMAIRGMGFLVVLWTTFILLGGFVSMLEKDFWSLTVITLAQTTGVFDVFLNEKLTYFRKSFFGLVGTISAMLVKVEKGSFCRMEGVRLMLARVLLVLQLVVLVVILSPLAVFYLFGLLITAGLSLWRLLQRDYGAGEEAANLAPALNVLYSLALVQGALFFYYFTSRLLGRRLANLVAGVYSFGGEGEEEDDGGRTSVVEYMRQTRNGCEKDPSSVRGRNLVTFAVTMMKESSSSSLSSGDYSSGARILDKLLSQAWLREQHELIRQLVGSSTDLMDKLLQTLRCTGTRDRGVREHAARIVAHLAGEITLARFPQGIRCIYSLLTTPRNQQQDDDNDDDDDDSAQSSDHYKKLMVQGLVILHKLAAAEHNRRIIINSTQGRQLLSMAMAPVSADLLHRIDHEAWNDIVACSLQLMCRLVTAPGETGDKLRSQVLNDKDAIGTMERILNCDGCNEKRLYILAINILTQLPMAAKNKVVDEASSMSVESRRKFTKLLLLIYTDEEKDAFMRQMAGEALAMLSERSKSDATIILKASDSTLKDLTAMLLDVNSNRGYRICAAEILEHLYIRYTKQDGYLNNLTEAMKDVLPKVLGEIFLVSWTHKEKQPGMTEQGTEGVNFSAQKADIESQDPVACQHEKVKEENEKVKEENEKVKEQDEKVKEQTVDMKLYAALLSLSEAIFQRLVNDDKDLAELTDKIAPGGGTAFSFAGKLKEMVEGNSEQATANCLRMLKITTRMIISLINLNGAKVGADLESLMHSLLKASEKMLELEGFMIFSSSDRTESTNPANILASLVKEAQELLEKKRQAQTTPAPSMETS